The following are encoded together in the Plasmodium brasilianum strain Bolivian I chromosome 10, whole genome shotgun sequence genome:
- a CDS encoding fam-m protein produces MTENIKLLFFIKIFAFILLTWTCQFKKNMSTFSKSLDENRNLFIKLDTRNYRSLANYKQKIDSNNVCLKENFTNNGVKEKKVNGKNKQSNSALNKMRYYTEVIDYNNGMFDGKYFHFEKKRIKKKDYDNFLEKNKRICDITLGKIKLRSYGFVVAIFFFFVLLGIGMPALHVLNPFNVETKDMQGLWKTLNVTIEKWIKGIEIQVYVALYSVLMIMLSVILIIVFYKILRNNEKYKKIKLITKNNE; encoded by the exons atgactgaaaatattaagttacttttttttataaaaatatttgcatttatacttttaactTGGACATGtcaatttaaaaagaatatg aGCACATTTAGTAAATCACTGGATGAAAATCGtaatctttttataaaattagatACAAGAAATTATCGATCACTAGCAAATTATAAACAGAAGATTGATTCAAATAATGTatgtttaaaagaaaattttacaaataatggagtgaaggaaaaaaaagtcaacggaaaaaataaacagtCTAATAGTGCGTTAAATAAGATGCGATACTATACAGAAGTTattgattataataatggaatgtttgatggaaaatatttccattttgaaaaaaaacggattaaaaaaaaagattatgataattttcttgaaaaaaataaaagaatttgtGATATAACgttaggaaaaataaaacttagAAGTTATGGATTTGTagttgctattttttttttttttgtattgttAGGAATAGGAATGCCCGCATTACATGTATTAAATCCTTTTAATGTTGAAACGAAAGATATGCAAGGATTATGGAAAACTTTGAATGTAACTATAGAGAAATGGATAAAAGGTATAGAAATACAAGTTTATGTGGCATTATATAGCGTACTTATGATTATGTTATCTGTTATTCTTATAATAGTGTTTTATAAAATCTTAaggaataatgaaaaatataaaaaaattaagttaataACGAAGAACAACGAATGA
- a CDS encoding fam-l protein, giving the protein MEKKIKLYLFIKIAVFFLLTWKYQYCNDLSIFTEYIEIDYNVDTKLDRRCYRLLGKCKRDNYSNIVGLTEEISNNGAYKSIDLYNNEKGNPGKKKHINGTSKYEEGHKVTVKNKTCIFETNKYSHLEKIIFKELDYMDFLKKNRTISEKVYKKIICKKCRLRFALPLLLLLLLLISLILDFTSTFGPLHILLNGLKNYLSKDLFYNLNSTLWHSPLRWISYSKRTVNNGKKIMSGVLGNLLGIIIYILPLILLGTSIIFGIIYYHKKVKKFEKIKFRKR; this is encoded by the exons atggagaaaaaaataaagttatacttatttattaaaattgctgtttttttccttttaactTGGAAATATCAATATTGCAATGATTTG AGTATATTTACCGAATACATAGAAATTGACTATAATGTTGATACAAAATTGGACAGAAGGTGTTATCGTTTACTAGGAAAATGTAAAAGAGataattattcaaatattGTAGGGTTAACAGAAGAAATATCAAATAATGGAGCATACAAAAGTATAGatctatataataatgaaaaaggaaacccaggaaaaaagaaacatattAATGGTACATCAAAGTATGAAGAAGGCCACAAAGTAActgtgaaaaataaaacgtgcatatttgaaacaaataaatattcccatttagaaaaaattatattcaaaGAACTTGACTATAtggattttcttaaaaaaaacagaacaaTTAGTGAGAaagtttacaaaaaaataatatgtaagAAGTGTAGATTACGCTTTGCTTTACCTTTATTATTgcttttgttattattaatatcacTGATATTAGATTTTACCTCTACTTTTGGCCCTTTACATATTTTGCTTAACGGATTGAAAAATTATCTTAGTAaggatttattttataatttaaattcaaCATTGTGGCATTCTCCATTAAGGTGGATATCGTATTCTAAAAGGACTGTTAATAACGGAAAGAAAATAATGTCTGGTGTTTTAGGAAATTTACTtggtattataatatatattttgcctttaattttattaggtACCTCAATTATATTtggaattatatattaccataaaaaagttaaaaaatttgaaaaaattaagtttagGAAAAGATAA